One Kangiella geojedonensis DNA segment encodes these proteins:
- a CDS encoding helix-turn-helix domain-containing protein, translated as MNLNSQESLLTPKEVSEILGVTEHTLAVWRCENRYPLPYIKVGRYIRYRSKDLSTFLDNQTVQGGYDA; from the coding sequence ATGAATCTAAATTCACAAGAATCATTATTAACGCCTAAAGAGGTTTCTGAAATCTTAGGGGTTACTGAGCACACTTTAGCAGTATGGCGTTGTGAGAACCGCTATCCCTTGCCTTATATTAAAGTAGGGCGATATATACGCTATAGAAGCAAAGACCTATCAACTTTCTTGGATAATCAAACGGTGCAGGGAGGTTATGATGCCTAA
- a CDS encoding ComEC/Rec2 family competence protein: MNKDKVSFFPVGNGDTVLFELDGKTVLTDINHRKSSEEDSSEDYDIRQDIKDACRVGDRYELDIFVCTHPDKDHISGTKDLFHLGDPSTYNPKSGKILVKEIWCSQYCIEPNYDTEDSKPILNEIKRRNKKVSSSDGNSLLVMSVEDTPNGELTDNLKWKLLAPTKDEANIPKAEDKETPNSSNDSSIVIRWEYISNSESSYILLGGDAGVNVWERIRKDFKDEELSWSILLAPHHCSRKCIARKEKDEKYIYSDGALNALSKIDKNCDGFIVCSSKEVKDDADNPPSYEAKQKYLGILKEHKSFEYKERFINTAVNDNGKPGKVVFEFDEKGFNKKNTKMQKEQVNRTPFTYG, from the coding sequence ATGAATAAAGATAAAGTCTCATTTTTCCCTGTCGGTAATGGAGATACTGTTTTATTTGAGTTGGATGGTAAGACAGTTTTGACTGATATTAACCATAGAAAGTCTTCAGAAGAAGATAGTTCGGAGGATTACGACATAAGGCAAGATATCAAAGATGCTTGTAGAGTCGGTGATAGGTACGAGCTAGATATTTTTGTTTGTACACATCCAGATAAAGATCATATTAGTGGCACGAAGGACTTATTTCATCTTGGTGATCCATCTACATACAATCCTAAGTCGGGAAAAATTCTTGTAAAGGAAATATGGTGTAGCCAATATTGTATAGAGCCAAACTATGATACAGAAGATTCAAAACCAATTCTAAATGAAATAAAGAGAAGAAATAAAAAGGTTTCGTCTTCGGATGGCAATAGTTTATTGGTAATGAGTGTAGAAGATACTCCAAACGGGGAGCTAACAGATAATTTAAAATGGAAATTACTGGCTCCGACGAAAGATGAGGCTAATATTCCTAAAGCTGAAGATAAAGAAACCCCTAACTCCAGTAATGACAGTAGCATAGTAATAAGATGGGAATATATTAGTAATAGTGAAAGTAGTTACATTTTGCTGGGAGGGGATGCAGGAGTTAATGTGTGGGAGCGCATAAGAAAAGACTTCAAAGATGAAGAGTTAAGCTGGTCAATATTGCTAGCACCTCATCATTGTTCAAGAAAATGTATAGCTCGAAAAGAAAAAGACGAAAAGTATATATATTCTGATGGTGCTTTAAATGCTTTAAGTAAAATAGATAAAAACTGTGATGGCTTCATAGTTTGTAGTAGCAAAGAAGTTAAGGATGATGCTGACAACCCCCCTTCTTATGAAGCCAAGCAAAAGTATCTTGGTATTCTAAAGGAGCATAAAAGTTTTGAGTATAAAGAAAGATTTATAAACACAGCTGTAAATGATAACGGAAAACCTGGAAAAGTAGTATTTGAGTTTGATGAAAAGGGATTTAATAAAAAAAATACAAAAATGCAAAAAGAACAAGTAAATAGAACTCCGTTCACTTATGGTTAA
- a CDS encoding site-specific integrase, with amino-acid sequence MKKRITKALVEELEPKPRPYEVHDDEMTGLLVRVQPTGKKSYYFTYRNSQNLRRRIRLGAVDNMTPANARSVAQQRYSDIMKGIDVQSEKVKQRKEAEATKNRRLGAFIDELYEPWILTHHKYGKGTMSLIRSRYACFMNTPLEEITVRRVEAWRKDRLGDGIKPTTVNRQVASLRGLLTKAVEWEVISEHPLQKLKALKTGTTPLVRYLSPGEETRLYRVLSDRDTALKEERQRGNEWRKQRNYPLLPDLTPHAYGDRMTPMIILSLKTGLRRGELFALTWHDVDMNNRVLTVRAENAKSSRTRHIPLNNTAYTALKAWHDQCDKSNPLVFPSHNGTKLTNVKKSWASILKQAEIPNFRWHDMRHDFASKLVMNGVPLNTVRELCGHADMNTTLRYAHLAPEHRADAVATLG; translated from the coding sequence GTGAAAAAACGGATTACCAAGGCATTAGTAGAAGAATTAGAGCCAAAACCCCGTCCTTATGAAGTGCATGATGATGAGATGACAGGGCTGTTAGTTAGGGTTCAACCAACTGGCAAAAAGAGCTATTACTTTACCTATAGAAACTCACAAAACCTTAGAAGAAGAATTAGGCTTGGTGCAGTCGATAACATGACTCCAGCCAATGCCAGATCGGTTGCTCAACAAAGATACTCAGACATCATGAAAGGGATAGATGTTCAGAGTGAAAAGGTTAAACAAAGAAAGGAAGCCGAAGCTACAAAAAATAGAAGGCTTGGTGCGTTTATTGATGAACTGTATGAGCCTTGGATATTAACCCACCATAAATACGGTAAAGGCACTATGTCCTTAATCCGTTCGCGTTATGCTTGCTTCATGAATACCCCGTTAGAAGAGATAACTGTAAGAAGGGTTGAGGCATGGCGTAAAGATCGTTTGGGGGATGGTATCAAGCCGACCACAGTTAATAGGCAAGTCGCTTCTCTTAGAGGTTTGCTGACTAAAGCAGTTGAATGGGAAGTTATCTCTGAGCATCCCTTACAAAAACTAAAGGCATTAAAAACGGGTACTACCCCATTAGTACGGTATCTGTCGCCCGGTGAAGAAACCCGGTTATATAGGGTACTTAGTGACCGGGATACCGCATTAAAAGAAGAACGTCAAAGGGGTAATGAGTGGCGTAAACAAAGAAACTACCCCTTGTTACCCGATCTAACACCCCATGCTTATGGGGATCGAATGACTCCAATGATTATTTTATCGCTTAAAACCGGGTTAAGACGCGGTGAGTTGTTCGCTTTAACATGGCATGACGTAGACATGAATAACCGGGTTTTAACCGTAAGAGCAGAGAATGCAAAGTCTAGCAGAACCCGTCATATACCGCTTAATAATACCGCATACACCGCATTAAAGGCATGGCATGACCAATGCGATAAAAGTAATCCTTTAGTATTCCCATCCCATAACGGCACGAAACTAACAAACGTTAAAAAGTCATGGGCCTCCATATTAAAGCAAGCAGAGATACCTAACTTTAGATGGCATGACATGAGGCATGACTTTGCCTCAAAACTGGTTATGAATGGCGTACCGCTTAATACGGTGCGAGAGCTATGCGGTCATGCTGATATGAATACAACATTAAGATACGCACACCTAGCACCAGAGCACAGGGCTGATGCGGTAGCAACATTAGGTTAA
- a CDS encoding AAA family ATPase — MMPNQHIPTTNREAEEFDGNWAKAEHDIAPAFKVSKIGEFLKKKIPPRELLLAPWLPKQGLAMVYAPRGVGKTHFALEVAVALATGGEFLGWKAPRPVKVLYIDGEMPSADLQTRLKQIQKRTGLIPGDNLRIMTPDEQSGAMPDLSDPCSLARLKHFTDVDLIVVDNISTLCRTGNENEAESWRITEGWALRLRAEGRSVLFVHHSGKGGGQRGTSKREDTLDTVVALKHPDDYKQSDGARFEVHFEKARGFSGEDAEPIEARLEIEDKEGYQWQWQKKQDSELLKIRKLSGEGLNQSEIAEELGVNKSTISRKFKYLKAKGKLD, encoded by the coding sequence ATGATGCCTAATCAACATATCCCTACTACTAATCGAGAAGCAGAAGAGTTTGATGGTAATTGGGCAAAGGCTGAACATGATATCGCACCTGCTTTTAAAGTCTCAAAGATTGGTGAGTTCTTAAAAAAGAAAATACCACCTAGAGAGTTACTATTAGCACCATGGCTACCAAAACAAGGTTTAGCAATGGTTTATGCTCCAAGGGGTGTGGGTAAAACACACTTTGCATTAGAAGTAGCTGTGGCATTAGCTACAGGTGGCGAATTCTTAGGTTGGAAAGCACCTAGACCAGTTAAAGTTTTATATATTGATGGGGAAATGCCTTCTGCTGACTTACAAACAAGGCTAAAACAAATACAAAAGCGTACCGGGTTAATACCGGGTGATAATTTACGAATAATGACACCCGATGAGCAAAGCGGTGCAATGCCTGACTTATCAGATCCTTGCTCATTAGCGCGACTAAAACACTTTACAGATGTAGATTTAATTGTTGTCGATAATATTTCTACGCTTTGCCGTACAGGTAATGAGAACGAGGCAGAAAGTTGGAGAATAACTGAAGGGTGGGCATTAAGACTGAGAGCTGAGGGTAGGTCAGTATTGTTTGTGCATCACTCAGGTAAGGGAGGAGGACAGCGTGGTACAAGTAAAAGAGAAGATACGTTAGATACGGTTGTAGCACTAAAGCACCCAGATGACTACAAACAGTCTGATGGTGCAAGATTTGAAGTACACTTTGAGAAAGCCAGAGGGTTTAGTGGCGAAGATGCTGAGCCAATAGAGGCTAGATTGGAAATAGAAGATAAAGAGGGCTATCAGTGGCAGTGGCAAAAAAAACAAGATTCTGAGTTATTAAAAATTAGAAAGCTAAGTGGGGAAGGGCTAAACCAATCAGAAATAGCAGAGGAACTTGGAGTTAATAAGTCTACTATCAGTAGAAAGTTTAAATATTTGAAGGCAAAAGGGAAGTTAGACTAA
- a CDS encoding ThiF family adenylyltransferase → MVNNKIKLISELGVEIEVKALPKKLQSEYFELIQSENVLGKVTIRRFNDSFIFALCVRRDIPRRTIREDIQVEEKIVLVFREAVDAPSIYSDRIDFPQDLPHLNPVNENSPMSICVSRLGANVMYKDIGIRGVVKVLSQWLTDAASGFLDYDGWEPTPFVSDNVLVTNIGELQRFFYEKMERSGICFGRISGFSFVFNGRRVYSFKLNNIELTKLPSISFKQKDKDDAEFYLDTIWSGIYIDKVNEVDARYLRNINSSKSLKEFCNVHGVGQKFEQLKRIVLDKSREIKSPLKMILVVAIPRTIELIKEIPTDATGEARKVELFSFVIHVHYSQDSGMTDIKEVEQLSITPNPTAELSKMISGIEESGDGTISIVGCGSVGSHLADTLAREGRSNLLLIDNDKFETHNISRHVLQKSDIGWGKSNQLKEHLLNNGYGNITSSTNELRNIDDEIKSQLVNSDLVIDATADKDTIYSLDSLPVNKVARCYISNKGKTGVLLFTKDKAECNLEDLEVYLLMKSLEEDFVKDWLNSEANPTATMVGMSCSSITTRLSVSYIRNHVSNFNAVVNCILKNNKINNSIWVNSLNKDGLSLGCTQFQVSDFKKIKNEGWEISICDDVIQSIRGKLHANSPVECGGFLYGRLNLKEQRIVIVKETEVNPTKATEFELELPSAESSEEHKNIEERSAGMLQLVGSWHTHPSGTSKFSGKDIKMKETIERQISTPFALMTVSNNDETVQLAIPNEWRELLADG, encoded by the coding sequence ATGGTTAATAATAAAATTAAACTAATATCTGAACTAGGCGTGGAAATAGAGGTAAAAGCTCTTCCTAAAAAATTACAGTCTGAATACTTTGAGTTAATCCAAAGTGAAAATGTTTTAGGGAAAGTTACTATAAGGCGCTTTAATGATTCATTTATTTTTGCTTTATGCGTTAGAAGGGATATTCCAAGAAGAACAATAAGAGAAGATATTCAAGTTGAAGAAAAGATTGTTCTTGTATTTCGAGAAGCAGTAGATGCGCCATCTATATATTCGGACCGCATAGACTTTCCTCAGGATCTTCCACATTTAAATCCAGTTAATGAAAATTCACCAATGAGTATATGTGTGTCTCGACTTGGTGCGAATGTAATGTATAAGGATATTGGTATTAGAGGAGTTGTCAAAGTACTTTCCCAGTGGCTTACTGATGCTGCAAGTGGGTTTCTGGATTATGATGGTTGGGAGCCAACACCATTTGTAAGTGACAATGTTTTGGTAACAAACATTGGTGAGCTACAACGTTTTTTTTATGAGAAAATGGAACGTTCAGGTATTTGTTTTGGGCGTATTTCTGGATTTAGTTTTGTTTTTAACGGCAGAAGAGTCTATTCATTTAAATTAAATAATATTGAGTTAACAAAATTACCAAGTATTTCATTTAAACAGAAAGATAAGGATGATGCTGAGTTTTATTTAGATACAATATGGTCTGGGATATATATTGATAAAGTAAACGAAGTTGATGCACGCTATTTAAGAAATATCAACTCTTCAAAAAGTTTAAAAGAATTTTGTAACGTTCATGGTGTAGGGCAAAAATTTGAACAATTAAAAAGGATAGTCTTAGATAAAAGTCGCGAAATTAAAAGTCCATTAAAAATGATACTGGTTGTTGCTATTCCAAGAACAATAGAATTAATTAAAGAAATCCCTACGGATGCAACAGGCGAGGCCAGAAAAGTTGAGCTTTTTTCTTTTGTCATTCATGTTCACTACAGTCAAGATTCAGGGATGACCGATATAAAAGAGGTTGAGCAGTTAAGTATTACTCCTAATCCAACTGCAGAGTTGTCAAAAATGATATCTGGGATTGAAGAAAGCGGTGATGGTACTATTTCAATAGTAGGATGTGGTTCTGTTGGATCACATTTGGCAGATACATTAGCTAGGGAGGGTAGATCAAATTTATTATTAATAGATAATGATAAATTTGAGACCCATAATATATCAAGACATGTTTTACAGAAATCTGATATTGGGTGGGGGAAGTCAAATCAGCTCAAGGAGCACTTATTAAATAACGGCTATGGGAATATTACATCATCCACTAATGAGCTTAGGAACATAGATGATGAAATAAAAAGTCAACTTGTAAATTCTGATTTGGTTATTGATGCAACAGCTGACAAAGACACCATTTATTCTTTAGATTCGCTTCCTGTAAACAAAGTTGCAAGATGCTACATATCAAACAAAGGTAAAACTGGCGTGTTACTATTTACCAAAGATAAAGCTGAATGCAACCTAGAGGACCTTGAAGTTTATTTACTAATGAAAAGTTTAGAGGAAGATTTCGTAAAAGACTGGTTAAACTCAGAGGCTAACCCAACAGCAACAATGGTCGGAATGAGTTGCTCTTCTATAACAACACGTTTATCTGTAAGTTATATTAGAAATCATGTTTCTAATTTTAACGCGGTAGTTAATTGTATACTAAAGAATAATAAAATTAATAACTCTATATGGGTTAACTCACTCAATAAAGATGGGTTATCTCTTGGATGTACTCAGTTTCAAGTATCGGATTTTAAAAAAATAAAAAATGAAGGTTGGGAGATAAGTATTTGTGATGATGTAATCCAATCAATTAGAGGTAAATTACATGCAAACTCGCCAGTTGAATGTGGAGGATTTTTATATGGTAGGTTAAATCTTAAAGAGCAAAGGATCGTTATTGTTAAGGAGACTGAAGTAAATCCAACTAAAGCTACCGAATTTGAGTTAGAGTTGCCTAGTGCTGAAAGTAGTGAAGAACATAAAAATATTGAAGAAAGATCGGCAGGTATGTTACAGCTTGTAGGGAGTTGGCATACTCACCCCTCTGGTACAAGTAAGTTTTCTG